The Neorhizobium sp. NCHU2750 genome contains the following window.
CGCCATGGCCGGGATCATCGGTACGTCGCGATGCCGGCGCATGACGACGGCAAGTGCGGCAACCGTCAGCGTCATGATCGCCGCAAGCCCCTTGCCGAGCATCGACCCGCCGCCGCCTGTATCCATCAGCATCACCACGACGCCGCAAAAGGCGATGGCGCTGGCGATCAGCGTCGAGCGGCTGGCCTTTTCCCGGATGAACAGGAAGGCGACGCCGGCCGTGACAAACGGCACGGTCGCATAGATCACCATCGCATCGGCAACCGAGGTATAATAGATCGATCCGAGCCCGGAGATCATGCTGGCGGCTGAAAACAGCGTGGCCAGCAGCGTCGGCCCGCGCATCCTCTGGAGGGTCCTGAGGCCACGCGGAATGCCTTCCAGATAGAAGAAGAACATCAGCGTCGCCGTGCCCGAAACGATCCCTCTGAGAAAGATGATCGTGGCCAGATCGGTGGAGATGGAGCGCATAAACAGGCCCGACAGCGACCATGCCAGCGCCGACAGCGCGACATAGATCACACCCAGGCGATACTGGCGGTCTTCGATGGTCATTCCCGGCCGGCCTCATAAGCGAGATACGCCGGGACGCTAGTCCCGGCGACCATTCGTCACAAGTTCTGCTTGCGCTGTCTCATGCCGCAAACGGAACTGCTGCAGTGCTTCCGTCTGCTCTCGATCAAATCGACTGGTCGCCTCATTCTGAGCGCGGATGTGATGGCTGACCGCTGCATTTTCGCGGCATGTCGTCTTCACGGATGACCACTGCCGCGCTAGAGCTTGATCGACAAACTAAGCGACAGCAAGATAACGCCCGGAGACACGATGACAGACCTGCAGGCCATCGTTGACGACATCCATGTCAAGCTGCAGAAGCGGCTCGGTGAAGGCAAGGTTGCCGATTACATTCCCCAACTCGCCCATGTCGACCCGAAGAAATTCGGCATCGCCGTGGTCACGGTGGACGGCAAGGTTCACAGCGCCGGTGATTGCAACGAGCCCTTCTCGATCCAGAGCGTGTCGAAGGTCTTCACCCTGACGCTGGCGCTCGGCAAGCATGGCGAGACCACCTGGAACCGCGTCGGCCGTGAACCTTCGGGATCCGCCTTCAATTCCATCGTCCAGCTGGAACATGAGGAAGGCAAGCCGCGCAATCCCTTCATCAATGCCGGTGCCATCGCCGTCAGCGATCTCGTCCTCGCCGGCCATACCCCGCGCGAGGCGATCGGCGAAATCCTGCGTTTCGTCCGCTATCTCGCCGATGACGAGGAGATCACCATCGATCCGGCCGTGGCGAAGTCGGAGGAAGCCACCGGCTTCCGTAATTTCGCCCTCGCCAATTTCATGCGCTCCTTCGGCAAGCTCACTCATCCGGTCGAACACGTGCTCGGCGTCTATTTCCACCATTGCGCCATCGCCATGACCTGCACCCAGCTGGCCAAGTCCGGCCTGTTCCTCGCCGCCAACGGCCGCAATCCGATGACCGGCCACACGGTCGTGTCGAAGCAGCGGGCGCGGCGCATCAACGCGCTGATGCTGACCTGCGGCCATTATGACGGATCGGGCGAATTCGCCTATCGCGTCGGTCTGCCGGGCAAGAGCGGCGTCGGTGGCGGCATCATGGCGGTTGCCCCCGGCCGCGCCTCGATCGCCGTCTGGTCGCCGGGCCTCAATCACAACGGCAATTCGCTGGTCGGCTCGCTCGCCTTGGAAATGCTGGCCGACAAGACCGGCTGGTCGGTCTTCGGCCATTGAAGTCATGACGCTGAAACGCAAAAAAGCCCGGCACGAAACCGGGCTTTTCATTGAGCGTACGGCGTCTCGCGATCAGTCTTCGCTGGCAGCCATCTGCGACAGGGCATCCCCGCGACCACGCAGCCGCAGGATCAGTGGCAGGGCGAAGGCGATGACGGCCAGTGCCAGCAGCACGGCAGCGATAGGCGACTGCACCAGCGTCGTCACGTCGCCCTGGCTGATCGACAGTGCGCGGCGAAGATGCTGTTCCGCCAGCGGCCCGAGGATCAGGCCGACAATGACCGGCGCGATCGGAAAATCCATCACCCGCATGACATAGGCGACGAGCCCGAAGACCAAGAGCATGCCGAGCTCGAACACCGACGGGTTGGCGCCGATCGTGCCAAGCGTCGCAAACACTAGGATGCCGGCATAGAGCCAGGGCTTGGGGATGGTCAAAAGCTTCACCCAGAGCCCGACCAGCGGCAGGTTCAGCACCAGCAGCATGAAGTTGGCGATCAGAAGCGAGGCGATCAGGCCCCAGACGAGCTGCGGATTGGTCGCAAACAACAGCGGACCGGGCTGCAGGCCGTATTGCTGGAAGCCGGCGAGCATGATTGCGGCGGTGGCAGACGTCGGCAGGCCGAGCGTGAGGAGCGGCACCAGCGTGCCGGCGGCGGAGGCATTGTTGGCCGCTTCCGGACCGGCAACGCCCTCGATTGCGCCATTGCCGAACTCTTCCGGATGCTTCGACAGCTTCTTTTCCGTCGCATAGGACAGGAAGGTGCCGATTTCAGCACCGCCGGCAGGCATCGCGCCGATCGGGAAGCCGATCACCGTGCCGCGCAGCCATGCTTTCCAGGACCGCGCCCAGTCCTGCGCCGTCATCCAGACCGAACCCTTGATGGCTTCGATCTTGTCCGGCGCGCTTTCGCCCTGCGCGGCGATGTAGAGCGTCTCGCCGATGGCAAACATGGCGACCGCCATCGTCGTCACTTCGATCCCGTCGAGCAGGTCCGGCACGCCGAAGGACAGGCGGTTCTGGCCGGTCAGCTGGTCGATACCGATCAGCGACAGCGCCAGCCCGATGAACAGCGAGGTAAGACCGCGCAGCGCCGAATTGCCGAAGGCCGATGAGACGGTGATGAAGGCCAGCACCATCAGCGCGAAGTTTTCGCGCGGGCCGAAGGAGAGTGCCACCTTGACAACCAGAGGCGCGACGAAGGCAAGCGCCAAAGTCGCGATCAGGCCGGCGACGAAGGAGCCGATCGCCGCGGTGGCGAGTGCCGGTCCGCCGCGGCCGGCGCGGGCCATCTTGTTGCCCTCGAGCGCGGTGACGATCGAGGCGCTTTCGCCCGGCGTGTTCAACAGGATCGAGGTGGTCGAACCGCCATACATGCCGCCGTAATAAATGCCGGCGAACATGATCAGCGAGCCGGTGGCGTCGAGCTGGTAGGTCACCGGCAGGAGCAGCGCCACGGTGGTGGCCGGGCCGATGCCGGGCAACACGCCGACGAGCGTGCCGAGCGTCACGCCGATCAGCGCATAGAGCAGGTTCATCGGCATCATGGCCGAGCCCAGGCCCTGGAGAAGGAAATCGAATGTGCTCATGATCTTGCTTTCAAGGCCCCGGTCAGTGGACGATCAGCTGTTCCAGCGGGCCTGACGGCAGCGAAAGCTGCAGCACGCCGGCAAAGAGCCAGTAGATTGCGAAACAGATGACGATGCCGACGGGAATGCTGATCCAGATCCTGCGCGCGCCGAAGCCGGCGGCCGCAAGCCCGAACAATGCGCCGGTCGCGATCGAGAAACCGGCGATACGGATCAGCGCCATCTGCGCGATAAGGCCCGCGACGACCCAGACGACCGGCTTTATCTGCTGTTTCTCCCGTGCGGGAAAATCCCGCCGGAAGGCGGCGAACACGGTCCAGATGGCAAGGCCGATCAGACAGAAGGCGATCCAGTCCGGCACGGTGGCCGGGCCGACCTGCGAATATCCTCCCATATCCCTCAGGCGCGAGACATCGAAGAAGATGACGCCCGCGATGATGGCGAGCACGGCGGCAACGGCAAGCGCCGCCCAGTCGGGGCGGCGCTTCTCGATGCTGGAAGCATTGTTGTCGTGGCTCATTTGACCAGTCCGATATCCTTCAGGATGCTTTCGGTGGACGCGATGTCCTTGGCGAGCTGGGCATCGAATTCCGGACCGGCGAGATAGGTATCGATCCAGCCCTTGGATTTCAGGTTGTCCTGCCAGGTCTTGGACTTGGCGAGCTTTTCGATATCGGCCGAAACGGCCTTCTTCTGCTCGTCGGTAAGGCCTGGAGCGGCAGCGACCATGCGCCAGTTCTGGATCACCACGTCAACGCCGCCTTCCTTCAGTGTCGGAGCGTCGATGCCGTCGACCTTCTTGTCGGAGGAGATGCCGAGCACGCGCAGCGCGCCGGCCTTGATCTGGCCTTCGAACTCGCCATAGGACGAGATGCCCGCCGTCACCTGGCCGCCGAGAATGGCGGCCAGTGCCTCGCCGCCGCCGGAAAACGCGATGTAGTTGATCTTGGTCGGATCGACGCCGGACGCCTTGGCGATCAGGCCGGCCGTGATGTGGTCGGTGCCGCCGGCCGAGCCGCCGCCCCAGGAAACGGCACCCGGATTGGCCTTCAGC
Protein-coding sequences here:
- a CDS encoding DMT family transporter, whose amino-acid sequence is MTIEDRQYRLGVIYVALSALAWSLSGLFMRSISTDLATIIFLRGIVSGTATLMFFFYLEGIPRGLRTLQRMRGPTLLATLFSAASMISGLGSIYYTSVADAMVIYATVPFVTAGVAFLFIREKASRSTLIASAIAFCGVVVMLMDTGGGGSMLGKGLAAIMTLTVAALAVVMRRHRDVPMIPAMAFSAYLCSIVTFFFASPGTATGNDIVLIILFGVVQNAIGLILYTFGARWIPAADASLLVALEVPLTPLWVWIFMAEVPPQATLIGGPIVLAALFGHICVEFRRSRGPVPTTRQAGL
- a CDS encoding glutaminase, coding for MTDLQAIVDDIHVKLQKRLGEGKVADYIPQLAHVDPKKFGIAVVTVDGKVHSAGDCNEPFSIQSVSKVFTLTLALGKHGETTWNRVGREPSGSAFNSIVQLEHEEGKPRNPFINAGAIAVSDLVLAGHTPREAIGEILRFVRYLADDEEITIDPAVAKSEEATGFRNFALANFMRSFGKLTHPVEHVLGVYFHHCAIAMTCTQLAKSGLFLAANGRNPMTGHTVVSKQRARRINALMLTCGHYDGSGEFAYRVGLPGKSGVGGGIMAVAPGRASIAVWSPGLNHNGNSLVGSLALEMLADKTGWSVFGH
- a CDS encoding tripartite tricarboxylate transporter permease, giving the protein MSTFDFLLQGLGSAMMPMNLLYALIGVTLGTLVGVLPGIGPATTVALLLPVTYQLDATGSLIMFAGIYYGGMYGGSTTSILLNTPGESASIVTALEGNKMARAGRGGPALATAAIGSFVAGLIATLALAFVAPLVVKVALSFGPRENFALMVLAFITVSSAFGNSALRGLTSLFIGLALSLIGIDQLTGQNRLSFGVPDLLDGIEVTTMAVAMFAIGETLYIAAQGESAPDKIEAIKGSVWMTAQDWARSWKAWLRGTVIGFPIGAMPAGGAEIGTFLSYATEKKLSKHPEEFGNGAIEGVAGPEAANNASAAGTLVPLLTLGLPTSATAAIMLAGFQQYGLQPGPLLFATNPQLVWGLIASLLIANFMLLVLNLPLVGLWVKLLTIPKPWLYAGILVFATLGTIGANPSVFELGMLLVFGLVAYVMRVMDFPIAPVIVGLILGPLAEQHLRRALSISQGDVTTLVQSPIAAVLLALAVIAFALPLILRLRGRGDALSQMAASED
- a CDS encoding tripartite tricarboxylate transporter TctB family protein; the encoded protein is MSHDNNASSIEKRRPDWAALAVAAVLAIIAGVIFFDVSRLRDMGGYSQVGPATVPDWIAFCLIGLAIWTVFAAFRRDFPAREKQQIKPVVWVVAGLIAQMALIRIAGFSIATGALFGLAAAGFGARRIWISIPVGIVICFAIYWLFAGVLQLSLPSGPLEQLIVH
- a CDS encoding tripartite tricarboxylate transporter substrate binding protein; the protein is MKHVLIASLAMSVFALPALAADYSIMAPAAPGGGWDQTARTMQSALQTEKISGKVQVMNVPGAGGTIGIAQFASQQKGNPNQLMVGGYVMVGAILTNKSPVTLKDVTPIARLTGEYEVIVVPASSDIKTIADLTAKLKANPGAVSWGGGSAGGTDHITAGLIAKASGVDPTKINYIAFSGGGEALAAILGGQVTAGISSYGEFEGQIKAGALRVLGISSDKKVDGIDAPTLKEGGVDVVIQNWRMVAAAPGLTDEQKKAVSADIEKLAKSKTWQDNLKSKGWIDTYLAGPEFDAQLAKDIASTESILKDIGLVK